One window from the genome of Dermacentor silvarum isolate Dsil-2018 chromosome 7, BIME_Dsil_1.4, whole genome shotgun sequence encodes:
- the LOC119459564 gene encoding uncharacterized protein LOC119459564: MVEEIVTPLAFSEESRAHRWRGSGVPEVDIPTAPQTGPILAPAHANYEYDDCRHPLTLASSFTSLQSLHPNMKNAQVFMNYYMSKYFTEFSQLVKSTLRVCISRTE; encoded by the exons ATGGTGGAAGAGATTGTTACACCACTTGCT TTCTCAGAGGAATCCCGTGCCCACCGATGGCGTGGCTCCGGTGTCCCGGAGGTGGATATCCCAACTGCACCTCAGACTGGCCCAATTCTTGCTCCTGCTCATGCG aatTACGAATATGATGACTGCAGGCACCCTCTCACTTTGGCGAGCTCATTCACATCGCTTCAATCACTACATCCCAACATGAAGAATGCCCAAGTTTTCATGAATTATTACATGTCCAAATACTTTACTGAATTTTCTCAGCTGGTAAAATCAACGTTGAGAGTATGTATTAGTCGTACGGAATAA